In Sinorhizobium arboris LMG 14919, a genomic segment contains:
- a CDS encoding LysE family translocator: MPDLTMWGLFVVASLVLLLTPGPAVLFIVARSIQQGRTAGLVSVMGIHLGTIVHIVAAAIGLSALIVSSALAFAIVKYLGAAYLVWIGIRTFMAKELDPELPVVAAEPLRRAFRDGFVVNLFNPKTAIFFLAFLPQFADPARGALHWQILILGFTFMGLGIMSDAVFALVAGTAGDFLRRSRRFQQFLRWFSGTSFIGLGATAALATNK, encoded by the coding sequence ATGCCGGATCTGACCATGTGGGGACTGTTTGTCGTGGCTTCGCTGGTGCTGCTGTTGACGCCCGGCCCGGCCGTGCTCTTCATCGTCGCACGATCGATCCAACAGGGTCGAACTGCGGGATTAGTCTCGGTGATGGGCATTCACCTCGGGACCATCGTGCACATTGTTGCAGCGGCAATCGGTCTCTCCGCCCTCATCGTCTCGTCGGCGCTGGCCTTCGCCATCGTGAAGTATCTCGGCGCGGCCTACCTGGTGTGGATAGGCATCCGCACCTTCATGGCCAAGGAACTCGACCCCGAACTACCGGTGGTCGCCGCAGAGCCGCTGCGCCGAGCCTTCCGCGATGGCTTTGTGGTCAACCTCTTTAATCCGAAAACGGCGATCTTCTTCCTCGCCTTCCTGCCGCAATTCGCCGATCCCGCACGGGGCGCGCTGCATTGGCAGATCCTCATCCTCGGCTTCACCTTCATGGGGCTAGGCATCATGAGCGATGCGGTCTTCGCGCTGGTAGCTGGCACCGCCGGCGATTTCCTTCGCCGCAGCCGGCGCTTTCAGCAATTTCTGCGCTGGTTCTCCGGTACCTCGTTCATCGGCCTTGGGGCAACCGCAGCATTGGCGACGAATAAGTAA
- a CDS encoding GNAT family N-acetyltransferase, which translates to MPRLQTQLYAISDLRDQPDFCSTVAERVWRAWWEEAGHPLERVAEHMEEMLDDGTLPFGLVAHGGAKYLGSTLIISCDLDDRPQYAPWVAAVWVEAEHRGQGIGRALVRHAAESAFSLGYDIAYLCALPEKQSFYEAFGWHRLEENVGPHGLTVLTFSRGV; encoded by the coding sequence ATGCCCCGCCTACAGACGCAGCTCTACGCCATCTCGGATCTTCGTGATCAGCCCGACTTCTGCTCCACGGTTGCGGAGCGCGTTTGGCGGGCCTGGTGGGAAGAAGCAGGCCACCCGCTCGAACGTGTGGCCGAGCATATGGAGGAAATGCTGGATGATGGAACGTTGCCCTTCGGCCTCGTTGCCCACGGTGGAGCAAAGTATTTGGGATCGACCCTGATCATCTCCTGTGACCTGGACGATCGTCCGCAATATGCGCCTTGGGTGGCTGCCGTATGGGTCGAAGCCGAACATCGGGGTCAGGGGATCGGCAGAGCTCTTGTCCGTCATGCAGCCGAGTCGGCGTTCAGCTTGGGTTACGACATCGCCTATCTGTGCGCGTTGCCGGAAAAGCAGTCTTTCTACGAAGCATTTGGCTGGCATCGCCTCGAAGAAAATGTTGGCCCCCATGGGCTCACGGTCCTTACATTTTCGCGGGGAGTCTAA
- a CDS encoding redoxin domain-containing protein has translation MGDRKRPLQTGEPAPSFVLPAANFEGMVSLASLRGRPFLIGFFRGLHCPFCRRQVEQLAGVQPALLTAGIETLAVINTPVERARLYFRHRPTPVVLLCDPDCSTHGAFGVPRVEFLPDGSSERPEWPHRTTVAQFEAARINPAGELAEPVPPMEANVVLNARDGFELDEADNAILAKHGTQLVGHFLVDAAGLISWAQIEATDGPNNLCIFPTAAQILAAADSLGRQTRP, from the coding sequence ATGGGAGACCGAAAGCGTCCGCTGCAAACCGGAGAACCAGCGCCCTCGTTCGTGCTTCCCGCGGCCAACTTCGAAGGAATGGTCTCTCTCGCCAGTCTGCGCGGTCGCCCGTTCCTGATCGGCTTTTTTCGCGGGCTGCACTGCCCGTTTTGCCGGCGTCAGGTGGAACAGCTTGCCGGCGTACAGCCGGCCCTGCTGACCGCCGGGATAGAGACCCTGGCCGTTATCAACACTCCGGTGGAACGCGCCCGTCTTTACTTTCGACACCGTCCAACGCCGGTAGTGCTTCTGTGCGACCCGGATTGCAGCACGCATGGGGCTTTCGGCGTGCCGCGTGTGGAGTTTCTGCCCGATGGCAGCAGCGAGCGTCCTGAATGGCCCCACCGCACAACCGTGGCGCAGTTCGAAGCCGCCCGCATCAACCCTGCCGGCGAGCTTGCGGAACCTGTGCCTCCTATGGAAGCCAATGTTGTGCTCAACGCCAGGGACGGCTTCGAGCTTGACGAGGCTGACAATGCGATCCTGGCGAAGCACGGCACTCAGCTCGTCGGGCACTTCCTCGTTGACGCAGCTGGCCTTATCAGCTGGGCGCAAATTGAGGCGACGGATGGACCGAACAACCTTTGCATATTCCCGACCGCGGCGCAGATCCTGGCGGCTGCTGATAGCCTGGGACGCCAGACGAGGCCGTAG
- a CDS encoding GNAT family N-acetyltransferase gives MNFRNAIKTDASSLAAISIEVWLGTYIRKGVNAFFADYAMSEFTVSRFEAILGNKDEQIIVSENEEGIDGFVRITSGKMAPVQGCSTTEISTLYVQPRHHGKGIGKGLLNEALRKCADDGVPLLWLAVNSENTSAISFYLAQGFRNVGQTHFRIQEQAI, from the coding sequence ATGAATTTCAGAAACGCGATAAAAACTGACGCCTCAAGCTTAGCCGCCATCTCGATTGAAGTGTGGCTTGGAACATACATCCGTAAGGGAGTTAACGCCTTCTTCGCGGACTACGCTATGTCCGAATTCACGGTTTCTCGATTTGAAGCGATCCTGGGAAACAAGGACGAACAAATCATCGTTTCAGAGAACGAAGAGGGCATCGACGGCTTCGTTCGGATCACATCCGGAAAAATGGCACCTGTTCAGGGCTGCTCCACAACGGAAATCAGCACTCTGTACGTTCAACCGAGGCACCACGGGAAAGGAATCGGTAAGGGCCTGCTGAACGAAGCGTTGCGCAAATGCGCCGACGACGGGGTCCCGTTGTTGTGGCTGGCCGTTAATTCGGAGAACACTTCTGCCATCAGTTTCTACCTGGCGCAGGGTTTCCGGAACGTCGGCCAAACTCACTTTCGAATACAAGAGCAAGCTATCTGA